A window of the Armatimonadota bacterium genome harbors these coding sequences:
- a CDS encoding type II secretion system protein — MRRGQAGFTMIELLVAIAILGVIAAILIPNFIRARAGSQLAAAQLDFHHIVMALEMYYWENQAYPPAASWESDLESGGYIRAVPRSPVDRAPYGYATDAARTRFVLWDGPDKYIQAGSGGYIVYTVTGGLEVGVTSVPTP; from the coding sequence ATGCGGCGCGGACAGGCCGGCTTCACCATGATCGAGCTGCTGGTGGCCATCGCCATCCTGGGCGTGATTGCGGCCATCCTGATCCCCAACTTCATCCGGGCCCGGGCCGGCAGCCAGCTGGCGGCCGCCCAGCTGGACTTCCACCACATCGTCATGGCCCTGGAGATGTACTACTGGGAGAACCAGGCCTACCCGCCGGCGGCCTCGTGGGAATCCGACCTGGAGTCCGGCGGCTACATCCGGGCGGTACCGCGCTCCCCGGTGGACCGGGCCCCCTACGGCTACGCCACCGACGCCGCCCGGACCCGCTTTGTGCTGTGGGACGGCCCCGACAAGTACATCCAGGCCGGCAGCGGGGGGTACATCGTCTACACGGTGACCGGGGGGCTGGAGGTGGGAGTGACGTCCGTCCCCACCCCCTGA